CTACGACCTGATCCGGCTTGACGTGGCGCTTGCCGAGCGACTCGATGCCGCGCAGCTGCGGCTGGAAGGAGGCGCGGCGAGACAGGATCAGGTCGCGCAGCTGGTCGACCAATTGTCGACGCGGCTGGGGCGCGAACGGGTGCGGCGCTTTGCCCCGCGCGACAGCCATATTCCCGAACAGGCCGAGCTGATGCTGCCCGCCGCCGCCGATGCCCCCGCGGGCGTCTGGCCGCAGGCGGAGGCAGGTGAGCCAGCGCTGCGTCCGATCTACCTGTTCGATCCGCCACAGCGTATCGAAAGCGTGATGGCCGAGGTGCCGGACGGCCCGCCGCATCGCTTCCGCTGGCGGCGGCGGGTACATGAGGTGGCGCGGTCTGAGGGGCCGGAGCGGATCGCGGGCGAATGGTGGCGGCGGCACGATACCGTCATCCCGACGCGTGATTATTACCGTGTCGAGGACCGGCGCGGGCGGCGCTTCTGGATCTTCCGCCACGGCCTGTATGACGAGCAGGAGCATCCACGCTGGTATCTGCACGGGCTGTTCGCGTGAGGGAAAAGGTTGGCCAATACGGTGGCGATGGGGGACGAACGCCTCATTCGCTCTTTTTGTCACCCCGGACTTGGTCCGGGGTCCACTCTGCGGCGCGACATACGGCAAGAGGCTCGCACGATATGCTGGCCGCACGGTGGACCCCGGACCAAGTCCGGGGTGACGGAGGACCTGGGGCGTCGGTGGACCGCTCCCCTCCCCCATGACCGCCTTCGCCGAACTCGTCGCCGCGACCAATTTCTCGTTCCTCGAGGGCGCGAGCCATGGCGAGGACATGGTCGCGCAGGCCATCGCGCTGGGGCATGCCGGGATCGGCATCGCCGACCGCAACACCGTCGCGGGCGTGGTGCGTGCGCACAAGGCGCTGCGCGAGATCCGCGAACGCGCGATCGAGGGCGGGTTCGGAACGATCGATTTCAAGCTCGTCGTCGGCGCGCGGCTGGTGTTCGCCGACGGCACGCCCGACATCGTCGCCTATCCGGCGACGCGTGCTGGCTGGGGTCGACTGACGCGGTTGCTGACCACCGGCAACCTGCGCAGCCAGAAGGGCGATTGCATCCTCGGCTTCGGCGACCTGCTGCGCCATGCCGACGACCTGCTGCTGATCGTGCTGACCGCATCGAGCGCACGGCCTGCGCGACCCTATGGCGGTGCGATGCTGCCGCCACGGCGCAGCGATCCGGGGCTGGCCGAAACACTCCGCCGCCTGGGGAAGGCAGCGCCGGCGCGGGTGTGGCTGGGGGTGACGATGCCGCGCGACGGCCGCGACCGGCGGCGGCTGCATCGTCATGCGGGAATCGCGGGGCATGCGGGCGTGCCGCTGCTTGCCACCGGCGATGCGCTGTTCGCGGACCCCGGCGACCGGCCGCTCCACGACGTGCTCACCTGTATTCGCGAAGGCACCACGATCCAGGCAGCGGGGCGTCGGCTCGCCGCCAATGCCGAACGCCACCTCAAATCCGGCGGCGAGATGGCGCGGCTATTCGCCGACGCGCCCTGGGCGGTGGCGGAGAGCGTCGCGATCCTCGACCGGATCGACTTCGCGTTGACCGACCTCGCCTACGAATATCCGCACGAACCGGTGCCGGCGGGGTGGGACGCGCAGGAATGGCTTGAGCATCTGACTTGGCAATGCGCGATCGAGCGGTATGACGGCTGGGTTCCCGACAAGCTGCTGGACCTGCTGCGCGAGGAGTTCGCGCTGATCGAAGAGCGCGGCTACGCTCATTATTTTCTGACCGTCTACGACATCGTTCGTTTCGCGCGCACCGTGGAGCCGCCGATCCTTTGTCAGGGGCGTGGCTCGGCCGCCAATTCGGCGGTCTGTTACGTCCTTGGCATCACCTCGGTCGATCCAATGCGCTACGATCTGCTGTTCTCGCGCTTCGTGTCCGCCGAGCGCAACGAGCCGCCCGACATCGACGTCGATTTCGAGCACGAGCGGCGCGAGGAGGTGATGCAGTATATCTACCGTCGCTACGGCCGCCACCGCGCGGCGATCGCGGCAACCGTCATTCATTATCGGCCAAGGAGTGCGGTGCGCGAGGCGGGCAAGGCGCTCGGCCTGTCGGAGGATGTGACGCAGCGGCTGACCAGCACCGTATGGGGCAGCTTTTCGCAGCGTTTCGAACAGCGTCGCTTCGACGAGACCGGATTCAGCACCGACAATCCGGAAATCGCGCGGCTCCGCGACGTGGTCGACAAGCTGCTCCGCTTTCCCCGCCACCTGTCCCAGCATGTCGGCGGTTACGTGCTGACGCAGGGGCGGCTCGACGAGACCGTGCCGATCCATCACGGGGCGATGGAGGATCGCACCTTCATCGAATGGGACAAGGACGATATCGACGAACTGAAGATCATGAAGGTCGATATCCTGGCGCTCGGCATGCTGACCTGCATCCGCAAGGCGTTCGACCTGATGCAGCACCATGGCCTGGGCACGCATCTGCTCGACACCATCGCCAACGACGAACATCCCGCCGTCTATGACATGCTGTGCAAGGGCGACAGCATCGGCGTGTTCCAGGTCGAGAGCCGTGCGCAGATCAACATGCTGCCGCGCCTGCGCCCGCGCAAATTGTACGACCTCGTCGTACAGGTGGCGATCGTGCGACCGGGACCGATCGAGGGCGACATGGTCCACCCCTATCTGCGCCGGCGCGCGGGCAAGGAGAAGCCGGAATTCCCATCGCCTGCGCCACCAAATGACCCGAACGAGCTGCGCAACCTGCTGAAGGAAACCTATGGCGTGCCGCTGTTCCAGGAACAGGCGATGAAGCTCGCGATGGTCGCGGCGGCCTTTACCGCCGCCGAGGCCAACCAGCTGCGCCGCGCGATGGCGACGTTCCGCAATGTCGGCGGCATGGAGAATTTCGAGGAGAAGCTGGTCGAGGGCATGGTCCGCCGCGGCTACCAGCGCGACTTTGCGGAACGCTGCTACAAGCAGATCGAGGGGTTCGGCAGCTATGGCTTTCCCGAAAGCCACGCACTGTCGTTCGCGCGGCTGGTGTATGTGTCGTCGTGGCTCAAATGCTTCCACCCCGCGGTATTCTGCTGCGCCATCCTCAATGCGCAGCCGATGGGATTCTACGCGCCGGCGCAGCTGGTGCAGGACGCGCGCGAGCATGGCGTGGTGGTGCGACCGATCGACGTCAACGCCAGCGTCTGGGACAATGCGCTGGAGCGGCTGGACGACGGTAGCCTCGCGATCCGGCTCGGCTTCCGGCAGATCGACGGCTTTCGCGAAAGCTGGGCAACGGCATTGGTCGAGGCGCGCGGCGACATACCGTTTGCGGGGATCGAAATGGTGGCGGCGCGGGGCGGACTGCCGACGCGCGGGCTCAACCTGCTCGCCGATGCCGATGCGTTCGGCTCGATCGCCATCGCCCGGCGCGATGCATTGTGGGAGGTGCGGCGGACCCCGCCCCGCCAACTCGCGCTGTTTGCCGCGACGGAGGCGCCGGAACTGGGCGAGGAGGTCGACGCTCGCCTGCCTGCGATGCCGCCGAGCGAGCAGGTCGCGGCCGATTACCAGACGACGCGCCTGTCGCTGAAGGATCATCCGATGCGATTCCTGCGCCCCGTCTTTGCGGCGGAAGGCGCGCTGTCGAGCGCGCAGGCGGCACGGGCGAAGGACGGGCGACGGGCCAAGGTGGCGGGCGTGGTGCTGGTCCGCCAGCGTCCGGGCAAGGGCAATGCGATCTTTATCACCGTCGAGGACGAGACCGGCGTCACCAATGCCCTGATGTGGGCGCGCGATTTCGAGGCGAACCGGCGCGCGGTGATGGCGGCCAGGCTATTGGTGCTGGAAGGCGTGATCCAGCGCAGCGAGGAAGGCGTCGTCCATCTGATGACGGTCAAGGCGTACGACCGCACCGACGAACTGCGGCGCCTGTCGTCCGACTATAACGCCGAAACGCCGCTGCTGCCGGTCGATGAGGTGATCCGCCCCAAGCCGATCATGAGCCAGGACCCCCGCGGTCGCCACCCGCGCGATGTCCGCGTGTTGCCGCCTTCGCGGGATTTCCACTGAGCGGCGCAATCGCGCAATAGCCGAAACGCGCCGTCACGCGAGAGCAACGGGTACGGCGCGCTATCCGCTGTTGCGCAGCGCCGTAGCGACCGCGTTGATCGACAACAGGATGCCTTCGCCGATGCGGGGATCGTCCTCGCCTGCGCGGTGGCGCTTCATCAGCTCGATCTGCAACAGGTTGAGCGGTTCGATATAGGGCAGGCGCAATCGGATGGAGGCGTCGAGCGCGGGATGCTTTTCCAGCAACCGGCCCTGCCCCGTCACCTCCAGCAGCCCGTCGTGGGTCTGGTGCCAGGCATCGCGTATGCGGGTGAAGATGCGCGTGCGCAGTCCGGCATCCTCGACCAGCTCGGCATAATGGCCCGCAATGTCGATATCCGACTTCGCCAGCACCATCTCCATGTTGGCGAGGCTGGAGGCGAACAGCGGCCAGCCCTGCGCCATCTCCTTGAGCAGGCCCTTGTCCTCGAACGCCGACAGCGCCTGCCCCACGCCATACCAGCCCGGCAGCATGACGCGCGCCTGCGCCCAGCTGAACACCCAGGGGATGGCGCG
The sequence above is a segment of the Sphingomonas insulae genome. Coding sequences within it:
- a CDS encoding error-prone DNA polymerase produces the protein MTAFAELVAATNFSFLEGASHGEDMVAQAIALGHAGIGIADRNTVAGVVRAHKALREIRERAIEGGFGTIDFKLVVGARLVFADGTPDIVAYPATRAGWGRLTRLLTTGNLRSQKGDCILGFGDLLRHADDLLLIVLTASSARPARPYGGAMLPPRRSDPGLAETLRRLGKAAPARVWLGVTMPRDGRDRRRLHRHAGIAGHAGVPLLATGDALFADPGDRPLHDVLTCIREGTTIQAAGRRLAANAERHLKSGGEMARLFADAPWAVAESVAILDRIDFALTDLAYEYPHEPVPAGWDAQEWLEHLTWQCAIERYDGWVPDKLLDLLREEFALIEERGYAHYFLTVYDIVRFARTVEPPILCQGRGSAANSAVCYVLGITSVDPMRYDLLFSRFVSAERNEPPDIDVDFEHERREEVMQYIYRRYGRHRAAIAATVIHYRPRSAVREAGKALGLSEDVTQRLTSTVWGSFSQRFEQRRFDETGFSTDNPEIARLRDVVDKLLRFPRHLSQHVGGYVLTQGRLDETVPIHHGAMEDRTFIEWDKDDIDELKIMKVDILALGMLTCIRKAFDLMQHHGLGTHLLDTIANDEHPAVYDMLCKGDSIGVFQVESRAQINMLPRLRPRKLYDLVVQVAIVRPGPIEGDMVHPYLRRRAGKEKPEFPSPAPPNDPNELRNLLKETYGVPLFQEQAMKLAMVAAAFTAAEANQLRRAMATFRNVGGMENFEEKLVEGMVRRGYQRDFAERCYKQIEGFGSYGFPESHALSFARLVYVSSWLKCFHPAVFCCAILNAQPMGFYAPAQLVQDAREHGVVVRPIDVNASVWDNALERLDDGSLAIRLGFRQIDGFRESWATALVEARGDIPFAGIEMVAARGGLPTRGLNLLADADAFGSIAIARRDALWEVRRTPPRQLALFAATEAPELGEEVDARLPAMPPSEQVAADYQTTRLSLKDHPMRFLRPVFAAEGALSSAQAARAKDGRRAKVAGVVLVRQRPGKGNAIFITVEDETGVTNALMWARDFEANRRAVMAARLLVLEGVIQRSEEGVVHLMTVKAYDRTDELRRLSSDYNAETPLLPVDEVIRPKPIMSQDPRGRHPRDVRVLPPSRDFH